In the Granulosicoccus antarcticus IMCC3135 genome, CGTTTACATCCGATCATGTCTGCGAAGCAGTCAAACGATTGTATTCTGGTCAGGTCGTGTTTCATGACGGGGATGCGCAAGTGGCGGATGGTGTCACGGTTCATTGCATCGGCGGTCATTCACGCGGCTTGCAATGTGTGCGGGTGCTAACCGACGCGGGCTGGCTGGTTCTGGCATCGGACGCAGCCCATTACTATGAAAACTTCATGGCGCAAAAGCCATTCCCGATTGTGGTTGATTTGCAAAATATGCTCGACGGATTTGCGACGCTAAAACGTCTGGCAAGCAGCCCTGAGCTGATTGTGCCCGGCCATGATCCACTGGTCCGCCAGCTGTTTCCTGTCGGGATCGCCCCCCACATCACTCGGCTGGATCAAGGCCCCATGAAAGAAATTCCACATTGACATCCTCCTCTCCCTGAAGAAGAGGATTCCCACTAAGGAGCGCAATGTCCTGCGCCGAGACGGAGAATATTTCGAGCCGCGTTAACGTCACGATCATGCTGAACACCACATTCAACACATTGCCAGTCTCTTACCGAAAGAGCTCTTATTCCCTGCGGTCCGCACAGGCTTCCGCATTCGGAGCACGCTCGCGTGGTATAGGCTTCATTGATTTCTCGGTAGACAATACCGGCCTGCTGGCTCTTGTAGTCGAGCATTGTCTTGAAGCTGGCCCAGCTTGCGTCAAGCACAGACTTGGCCATCGTGGTTTTTGTCAGCTTCGAGCTACTGACATCTCCCACGTAGATCTCGCCGCATCGATTGACCAGATGGCGGCTGAATTTATGCAGGGCATCTGCTCTGCGATTCCTGATTTTTGCGTGAATCGCCCGGGTGCGCCGCTTGCGTCTTGCCCGTTGGGCCTTGGCAAGCTTGCCCTCCAGGTGGCGATACCAACGTCCCTCCAGCACGGTGCCATCGCTGCAGGTGGCAACGGTTTTCAGACCAAGATCGATACCAATACTATCTTGCCCCTTGGGACACGTGCGATCAACCGAGACACAGATGCAAAAATACCATCGACCGCGAGCATCCTCAGTGAAACAACCTGCCCTGAACTTGTAATTGGCAAGACCGAAGCTGTCCCATACCTTGAAGTGAGAACCTGCAAAGAAGACCTGCCCGTGCTTCCAGTGAGCTGCCCGAGCCTTGAAGGGCACCCATCCCAACGAGCGTTTATCGCCAAAACTCTTGCGCCACCTCAGCTTGCGACGCTTTGCCGAGTAGCGTTTACTGGCGTAGTGTTCGGCCGTTTCCTGAATCGTACTGCTGCCAATGTGCTCGAACTGCTTCGACGCACCCACCGTGTAAGCAGAGAAGTCAAATCCGGACATCCACCGACCACGCTCCCGAATCATACGATCAGACAGCTCGTTGCAGTAGTTCCATACCTGATTGACTTCAGCCGCCATGCTGCGCAAAAGCGGCGCGTGGCGATCTTTTACCCTGACTTTGAGAACCTTGATGTATGTTGATTTCACAGCTCGATTGTATAACCGTTCCGCCCCCATTCACCCAGAAGGGTCAACAATCACTAGATATATATACAGCATTCCAATTCCTCCCCGCCCTGAACGACGGGGTATCCTTGGAATTGAAGGGATGAAAATTGGCGTCATCGCAGATGATTTCACGGGCGCATCCGACATTGCGCTGACCTTCGCGCTTGGTGGCATGACCACCGTCCAATATGTCGGCGTGCCAAGCGGCCCATCAGGCGATGTGGATGCCGGCGTAGTTGCCCTCAAATCGCGCACGATTGCTGCAGCGGATGCGATTGCACAATCCCTCGCTGCCTGCGACTGGCTGTTGGCGCAGGGCGCGACGCAGATCGTTTTTAAGGTTTGCTCCACATTTGACAGCACCGCAGAGGGCAATATCGGCCCTGTCACCGCCGCGCTGGCCAAGCGCCTGGGTGAAACTGCTGTCATCGTTTGCCCGGCATTTCCTGAAAACGGACGCAGCGTTTATCAAGGGCACTTGTTCGTGAACGACGGGTTGTTGAGCGAAAGCGGGATGCAGGATCATCCCCTGACACCCATGACAGACGCCGACCTGCGCCGTGTGCTGTCGGCCCAAACCGACTGGCCCGTTGCTCATGTCGATTTTCGCACCGTGGATCGCGGTGCGAATGCCATTGTTGCCGCCATGCCAGCAGACGCAGCAATGGTGATCGTGGATGCGGTGCGCGACACCGATTTGATCCAGATTGGTGCAGCGGCAAAGCATTGCAAGCTGCTTGTGGGGGGATCCGGTATTGCGATCGGCCTGCCTGCCAATTTTGATCATGCTCCTGCCGCGCCTCACTGGCCTGGTATCTCGGGAAAGGCCGCAATCCTGTCTGGATCATGCAGCCGCGCTACCCGTGCCCAAGTACACGCCTACACCGGTCCCAAACGCGAAATCACCGCCGAGCAGGTCATGGATGCAACTGTCGACGCCGATGGCTTGGCCGATTGGGTGATGTCGACTGACGGCGCCCCGCTGATCTATTCCTCAGCCGATCCGGATGTCGTGCGCGCGGCCCAAGACACTTATGGGCGCGATGTGGTGGCGCACAAAATTGAAAATCTGTTCACCGATTTGACCGCCTGTCTTGTGCAACGCGGGATCAGACGATTGATCGTGGCGGGCGGGGAAACCTCTGGGGCTGCCGTGGCTGGCTTGAACGCAACCGCACTGCGCATTGGCCCCAAATTGGCCGCGGGCGTCCCAGCCATGAAAGTCGAGGGCACCGGAATTGCTGTGGCTCTTAAATCGGGTAACTTTGGCGGGCCGGACTTCTTTTCCGAAAGCCTGCACCTGATGGAGCAATCCACATGAGCGAAATCACCAAGATGCGCGACCAGATCGCGGCCTTTGCCAAATCGATCTATGATCGTGGGCTCACCTCGGGATCGACGGGCAATATCTCGGCCCGTTTGTCGGATGGCACAATCTTGATGACTCCGACGGGCAGTTCTATGGGGTTTATCGACCCTGCCCGCATTAGCCATTTGTCGGCCGATCTGCTCCTGCTGTCCGGCGACACCCCCACCAAGGAAATATCGCTGCACACGGCCTTTTATGACACACGGTCTGAAACAGGCGCAGTTGTGCATCTGCATTCGTGTCATTCGGTCGCATTGTCGATGATGCCAGATACCGACCCCGAAGACGTTATCCCTGCGCTGACACCTTATCCAATCATGCGCTTGGGCAAGGTCAAACTCCTGCCGTTTTTCCTGCCTGGTGACCCGGAAATGGGCACAGCGGTGCGGGGACTTGCGGGGAAACGCTCGGCTGTGTTGCTGGCAAATCATGGGCCGGTTGTTGCGGGCAAAGACCTTGAGGCATCGGTTTATGCGATGGAAGAACTCGAAGAAGGTGCAAAGCTGGCGATGATGACGCGCGGCATGGAGCGGATCGGCCTCTGCGCCGAAGATCTAACAAAGCTGCGCCTGAAATATCCCGCTTAGAACTATATTTGCCGTCCTTACGTGTTGCCCAGACACCAGACGCGGCAGTGAATCAAAACTTCACTGCCGTGTTGTAGTCTTGGTATTCTCAGGTATCTTCAGAACGGTCCGTTGCCGGTGCTGGAGTGGGACTGAGCTTGGTTATTTTTGCAAAAAGATCGTCCGACAGTTCCAGATTTAATGCATCTAGCGATGGCTGCAATTGGGAGACATTGCGCGCAGAGATCAATGTTGATGTGACTGCCGGATGCCGTGCTACCCAGGCCACGGCGAGTTCTATTGCGGGAATCGAGGAGCTTTCCGCCAGTGCACTCAGGCCGCGTGCAGTTTCGTGCATCCATGCCTGCCCATAGCGCGCAGCATAGGTGCGATCATCCTTAAGCCGCCCCGCTGCCCCATCGACGTATTTACCCGTGAGAAGTCCGCCACCCAAGGGCGAAAATGGGCAGACTGCGATGTCTTGGTCAATGCATGCCGGTAGAATCTCGACCTCGACTTGCCGCTTCACGAGGTTGTACATCGGCTGACAAACATCGATCTGAGTTCCGAATTTCGCACAAACAGCCTGTGCTTTCATGATCTGCCACGCCGCAAAATTTGAAACACCGATATGACGGATCATTCCTTCGGATTGCATCTCGGCCAAGGTGCCAAAGGTTTCTTCCAGCTCCGTTGCATCGTCGAACCGGTGCAGATAATAAAGATCTATCGTGTCGACCCCGAGGCGTTTACGGCTTTCATCATGGGACGCCCGCAGATTAGCTGCCGACGCAGGGCGATCGTTGGGTGCCTTCGTTGCTATAAGAACGTCGTCGGCAACGGGGGCGACGAACGCACCAAGGATACGTTCTGATTCACCGCCCGTATAGCTAAAGGCGGTGTCAAAGAGATTGATCCCGGCCCCAATGCACGCCTCGAACATCTCGCGGGCGTTGTTTTCATCCGCGGTGCCGCCAAACTGCATAGCCCCAAATCCCAATCGGGAAACAGCTGTTCCATTTTTCGTTTTGAGGCGCTTCATAGGTTGGCTTTCCAGATTGATGAATGGTATTTAGTGTATTTATTAATGTATACGTTAAAGTCTATGCCGTCAAGACACAATTACTGCTAAGCGGGGTTTGTCAACATCGTTGCGCGTCAAATCAGGATGCAGCTTGTTCCCTTTTCTCGGGGTTCAGCGTCATAACCGGTTGATGATTCCAGTCTCTGGATTTCCCACTCCATCTCTTCGGATTGACGGCTTTGGTTTTCTGGTATACCTCATCTGTACGACCGCGAAGTGGTGGGCTGGGCCATGGGAGCAAACAACGATACCGCACTCACACTACGTGCCTTGGACATGGCACTGAAGGCTCACAAACCACCAGAGGGACTTCTGCACCGTATAAGGATAGTGCTGGGCGGCATAAAGGTTCCCAATTATCCCTCGACCAGTTGAGTCGTGCAGGAAGAACCGGTGTCATAGACTACCTATGTCATAGACAGCAACAACCAGCAAGTCATCTCGACACAGACAACCCACCCACTGGAAAAACCCCCACGCATCCGGCAAAATACACCTACATCAGCCATACTGACCAACATCCCCTCACGGTGTACGACCGTCTAGCAACCCCCGGCCCCAAACTATGTCCATCATTGAAGTCGGGTGTCGACTTGAGTACCGAGTCCATTTTGAAACCAGTTTCATCTTTCAGGTAGCTGTTCTGGATTCAAAACATCAGAAAGTCATCAAGGAATCTCTGGTCTGCGATCCGCCGCATGAGATCCAGGTCTGCAAGGTTGGCAGCCTGGGCCATCGTATCCATCGCCTGATGGCGGAGCCCGGCTGTCTCAATCTGTTCTATTCGGCCACCATCGACAACAAGCCCAAGTCGGTTCGCTCCAGAAATCTGATCTCGAACTCGCATTCGAAACTACCCTGCGAAGTGCTTGAGTTTCTGAATCCAAGCCGGTATTGCGAATCGGACAAGCTTGAACAATTCGCGTGGGACCACTTCGGAAAAGTCAAAGCCGGGCATACCCGTGTGCAAGCCGTGGCGGACTGGGTTTTCAACCATCTGAAATACACCCCCGGCAGCACAAGCTCGCAAACCACGGCCTCTGATGTATTCATTCGCCGTGTCGGTGTCTGCCGTGATTTTGCACACCTCACCATTGCTCTGTGTCGTGCACTGGGTATCCCGGCCAGATACGTGGCAGGCTATGCGGTTAATCTGGTGCCGCAGGACTTTCACGGCCTGGTGGAGGCCTATCTGGATGGTGCCTGGTATCTGTTTGATGCCACCCGCCTGGCCCCCGTTAACGCATTTATCAGAATCGGTGTTGGCCGCGATGCATCCGATATGTCTTTCTCGACCTACGTCGGCAATTCATCTCTGAACCATATGTATATCTGGGCCTCCGATGCAGATGGGAAGCTGGTGCCTTCTGGAAAAACGAATAAAATGGCTATCAGCCTCGGTTAAACCTACAAGTCAGGAAGTATCTCAATGAGCAATCTGAAGATAGCGGTTCTGGATGACAGCGCCAACGCCTCGCAAAGAGTGGCGGACTGGAGCGTACTGAACGATGCCGACGTAACCGTCTTCACCGACACACTCAAGGCCGAGTCAGAGCTGATTGAACGCCTGCGTCACTTTGATGTTGTCTGCCTGATGCGTGAACGCACCCCCTTCCCTGCCAGCCTCATCAAGGCTTTGCCGAAACTCAAGCTGATCATCACCACCGGCCCTCGCAACTTGTCCATTGACATGGCGGCTGCGGCAGCTCTGCATATACCGGTATGCGGGACCGAATCGAGAAAAACCACCACCTCCGAATTCGCCATGCTACTGATGCTGACCCAGTCTCGTGGACTTCTCACCGAAGTGAACTCGATGCGTGAAACCGGCTGGCAGTCCAGCCTGGGTCGAGACTTGGCAGGACTTGATCTGGGCCTGATTGGCCTGGGCAAGATCGGTGAACAGATGGCAACACTGGGCAAAGCCTTTGGCATGACTATTCATGCCTGGTCGCCCAATCTGACAACCGCTCGCTGTGAATCACTCGGGGTCCAGTACCAACCCGACTTGTCCAGCTTGATGGCCAACACCGATATCGTCTCGGTCCATATGGTCCTGTCCGAACGCAGCACCCATCTGGTCAACGCTGCCGCATTTGCAAGCATGCGCAACGATGCGCTCTTCATCAATACCTCTCGAGGCCAGATCGTCGACCAGCAAGCCTTGCTGGATGGCCTGCACAACGGCAAGCCCCTCAAGGCAGCTCTCGATGTCTATGACGAAGAACCACTGCCCATGGACAGCCCACTTCGAGATACCCAGCTGACAGAATCAGGCAGACTACTCTTGTCACCCCACCTGGGCTATGTCACCGAGCAGACTTGGAAAGTGTTCTATTCGCAAACGGTGGACGCCATTGCAGCCTGGCAGAACGGCGCCCCCATTCGCCAGTTGAACTGAAGGTGGGCACACTGTATGAGGCTCTGCTTGAGCAGTTGTCGATCGTTGACAAGGCGATCGAACTGCCGGCAATCCAGGCCTTTACATTCCCGCCTCTGCCAGTCGATCCTAACGCACGTCAGAATAACTTTGCCTACCTCAGCCTCACTGACGGCTCTGTGGGGCTCACCTATGTGGCGCTCGACAATGCCCTTCAAGAGCTGCACAGTCAGCATGCCTTGCTACCAAAAGCCGGACAGTCTGCGATGGAGCTGGCTGGACTGTACCGGCACTCACAGGGCTGGAAACGTGCGCTTGGGCTGGCGGCCATCAATGCCATAAGCCAGCATCTGCTGTCCTACTCTGCCAGTGTCAATGCAATGCCCGACAACCTGCAGCTGCTTTCACCGCAAACCGATGAGCGAATCGGCATGGTTGGCTATTTTGCACGCCTGGTTGACCCTTTGCGTGCCAAAGGTATTCCGGTGACAGTGATTGAACTGGAAGAGTCACTATTGCGTGAAGAGCCCGGGCTTGAAGTCACGCTCGATACCTCACGCCTGGCGGGCTGCTCTCAGGTCATCATTACCGGCACCACGCTTCTCAACCACAGCCTGGACAACATCCTCAAACACTGCCATGAGGCTGACAATGTCTACCTGCTCGGCCCTTCGGCCAGTTGCCTGCCAGATGCGCTTTTTGCGGCAGGCATTACCCATGTAGGCGGTTTTCGTGTGGCACAGCCTGAGCTTTTCAAACAACGCTGGTCTGAGGCAGGACGCTGGAGAGATGCCGGTGAGCGATATTTTCTGACACGCGATAACTACCCCGGCGCAGCTTCGCTTATCAAAACAGCTCTGGGCGCTAATGAGCTGCCTTAGACAAGCCGTAGGCTCGAACCTCGCTTCTCCACAGCCTTGACCAGACTCATGGCCGTCAAGGCTGATGAACGCGGATTACCCGGTAAGGCTTCTCCTTCTATACTGAATTGCAGCTTACCGAACACACCCTGTGCTTCGATCTCATGCCGATTGGCGGTTATATCCGGATCAGCAATCAGTTCCACAGTAGTCTTGTCAAAACCGATTCCGGCTAGCGCAATGGTGGCGGCCACATTGGCATTCTTCGGGTACTGCAGTGCTGCCTCACGCGCACTGCCTGTAAAAAAGGTGGTTGCAGTGCTCAGCTCATCCAACACCAGCAGCTTTTCAGCAGGCGAGCCACGCCAACCTTGGACAGGTTTTCGACCTCTGTAGACAACGCGATTCAGGCCGCCGATGCTGGCCGCAGACAAGGCATCCATACCCCCTATGGCACCTGAAACCAGTGCGAGGTGCGATTGACCCATCGTGGAGGCCTGCTCGACCTGCGAGGCGAGATCACGCGCCGCCAGAGCACCACTGGAGACTGCCAACACATCCAGCCCCCAATGCAGAAGCGCAGGCACATGTTGTGCGAATCCTGCGTGACCGGCGCATTCAATCGCCAGATCCAGCGGCGGCAGCTTACTCAGATCCGAGACGCATACCATTGATTCGCCCAGCGCCTCTCTGACAGCCGCTTCACGTCCGGGTCTGCACAGTACCGCCGCAATCCGACTATGTTCACTGATTTGCAGAGCCTGATGCACATACTGCCCGATGGCACCAAAGCCGATTAACAGAATCTGTTGCATATCTGAGCTTCCCTGAGACTTGAGAGACT is a window encoding:
- a CDS encoding N-acyl homoserine lactonase family protein produces the protein MTHWEVHAVKYADRNARTRADSFLFDDNHDAPHAMDYYIWVLRRGPEVIVVDTGYDKAEATTRNRPIRMEPAEALAPFGIKPEDVTTVIVTHLHYDHAGGLHLFPNAKLHMQAAEMAYATGPCMCHDTLRMPFTSDHVCEAVKRLYSGQVVFHDGDAQVADGVTVHCIGGHSRGLQCVRVLTDAGWLVLASDAAHYYENFMAQKPFPIVVDLQNMLDGFATLKRLASSPELIVPGHDPLVRQLFPVGIAPHITRLDQGPMKEIPH
- a CDS encoding RNA-guided endonuclease InsQ/TnpB family protein, with product MKSTYIKVLKVRVKDRHAPLLRSMAAEVNQVWNYCNELSDRMIRERGRWMSGFDFSAYTVGASKQFEHIGSSTIQETAEHYASKRYSAKRRKLRWRKSFGDKRSLGWVPFKARAAHWKHGQVFFAGSHFKVWDSFGLANYKFRAGCFTEDARGRWYFCICVSVDRTCPKGQDSIGIDLGLKTVATCSDGTVLEGRWYRHLEGKLAKAQRARRKRRTRAIHAKIRNRRADALHKFSRHLVNRCGEIYVGDVSSSKLTKTTMAKSVLDASWASFKTMLDYKSQQAGIVYREINEAYTTRACSECGSLCGPQGIRALSVRDWQCVECGVQHDRDVNAARNILRLGAGHCAP
- the otnK gene encoding 3-oxo-tetronate kinase, coding for MKIGVIADDFTGASDIALTFALGGMTTVQYVGVPSGPSGDVDAGVVALKSRTIAAADAIAQSLAACDWLLAQGATQIVFKVCSTFDSTAEGNIGPVTAALAKRLGETAVIVCPAFPENGRSVYQGHLFVNDGLLSESGMQDHPLTPMTDADLRRVLSAQTDWPVAHVDFRTVDRGANAIVAAMPADAAMVIVDAVRDTDLIQIGAAAKHCKLLVGGSGIAIGLPANFDHAPAAPHWPGISGKAAILSGSCSRATRAQVHAYTGPKREITAEQVMDATVDADGLADWVMSTDGAPLIYSSADPDVVRAAQDTYGRDVVAHKIENLFTDLTACLVQRGIRRLIVAGGETSGAAVAGLNATALRIGPKLAAGVPAMKVEGTGIAVALKSGNFGGPDFFSESLHLMEQST
- the otnC gene encoding 3-oxo-tetronate 4-phosphate decarboxylase, which codes for MSEITKMRDQIAAFAKSIYDRGLTSGSTGNISARLSDGTILMTPTGSSMGFIDPARISHLSADLLLLSGDTPTKEISLHTAFYDTRSETGAVVHLHSCHSVALSMMPDTDPEDVIPALTPYPIMRLGKVKLLPFFLPGDPEMGTAVRGLAGKRSAVLLANHGPVVAGKDLEASVYAMEELEEGAKLAMMTRGMERIGLCAEDLTKLRLKYPA
- a CDS encoding aldo/keto reductase is translated as MKRLKTKNGTAVSRLGFGAMQFGGTADENNAREMFEACIGAGINLFDTAFSYTGGESERILGAFVAPVADDVLIATKAPNDRPASAANLRASHDESRKRLGVDTIDLYYLHRFDDATELEETFGTLAEMQSEGMIRHIGVSNFAAWQIMKAQAVCAKFGTQIDVCQPMYNLVKRQVEVEILPACIDQDIAVCPFSPLGGGLLTGKYVDGAAGRLKDDRTYAARYGQAWMHETARGLSALAESSSIPAIELAVAWVARHPAVTSTLISARNVSQLQPSLDALNLELSDDLFAKITKLSPTPAPATDRSEDT
- a CDS encoding transglutaminase-like domain-containing protein, coding for MSIIEVGCRLEYRVHFETSFIFQVAVLDSKHQKVIKESLVCDPPHEIQVCKVGSLGHRIHRLMAEPGCLNLFYSATIDNKPKSVRSRNLISNSHSKLPCEVLEFLNPSRYCESDKLEQFAWDHFGKVKAGHTRVQAVADWVFNHLKYTPGSTSSQTTASDVFIRRVGVCRDFAHLTIALCRALGIPARYVAGYAVNLVPQDFHGLVEAYLDGAWYLFDATRLAPVNAFIRIGVGRDASDMSFSTYVGNSSLNHMYIWASDADGKLVPSGKTNKMAISLG
- a CDS encoding D-2-hydroxyacid dehydrogenase family protein, which produces MSNLKIAVLDDSANASQRVADWSVLNDADVTVFTDTLKAESELIERLRHFDVVCLMRERTPFPASLIKALPKLKLIITTGPRNLSIDMAAAAALHIPVCGTESRKTTTSEFAMLLMLTQSRGLLTEVNSMRETGWQSSLGRDLAGLDLGLIGLGKIGEQMATLGKAFGMTIHAWSPNLTTARCESLGVQYQPDLSSLMANTDIVSVHMVLSERSTHLVNAAAFASMRNDALFINTSRGQIVDQQALLDGLHNGKPLKAALDVYDEEPLPMDSPLRDTQLTESGRLLLSPHLGYVTEQTWKVFYSQTVDAIAAWQNGAPIRQLN
- a CDS encoding Rossmann-like domain-containing protein translates to MGTLYEALLEQLSIVDKAIELPAIQAFTFPPLPVDPNARQNNFAYLSLTDGSVGLTYVALDNALQELHSQHALLPKAGQSAMELAGLYRHSQGWKRALGLAAINAISQHLLSYSASVNAMPDNLQLLSPQTDERIGMVGYFARLVDPLRAKGIPVTVIELEESLLREEPGLEVTLDTSRLAGCSQVIITGTTLLNHSLDNILKHCHEADNVYLLGPSASCLPDALFAAGITHVGGFRVAQPELFKQRWSEAGRWRDAGERYFLTRDNYPGAASLIKTALGANELP
- a CDS encoding aspartate dehydrogenase, yielding MQQILLIGFGAIGQYVHQALQISEHSRIAAVLCRPGREAAVREALGESMVCVSDLSKLPPLDLAIECAGHAGFAQHVPALLHWGLDVLAVSSGALAARDLASQVEQASTMGQSHLALVSGAIGGMDALSAASIGGLNRVVYRGRKPVQGWRGSPAEKLLVLDELSTATTFFTGSAREAALQYPKNANVAATIALAGIGFDKTTVELIADPDITANRHEIEAQGVFGKLQFSIEGEALPGNPRSSALTAMSLVKAVEKRGSSLRLV